The following coding sequences are from one Capsicum annuum cultivar UCD-10X-F1 chromosome 3, UCD10Xv1.1, whole genome shotgun sequence window:
- the LOC107866544 gene encoding probable polygalacturonase At1g80170: MVKTKIIFILFLVFLLESLGSAYDDDKNILEEIYFSEFDDFDDVYNEDEDEIFDVWRNNGRGNKNLVNVDTCGAAGDGTTDDTKAFEDAWKQACSTRRSVFMVPSGRTYLINATKFDGPCANGLTIQVDGTIVAPSDPEDWDPKSPKAWLVFSNLTAVTFQGNGIIDGSGSKWWAASCKKNKSNACKSAPRALTIDSSSRIRVKGLTFQNSQQMHFVISRSDSVRVNGVKVSSPGDSPNTDGIHISESTNVVLQDCKIGTGDDCISIVNASSNIKMKSIYCGPGHGISIGSLGKDDSIGIVNRVVLDTAFIKGTSNGLRIKTWQGGSGYVRTVRFQNVQMDDVSNPIIIDQFYCDSQKPCQNQTSAVEISQVLYRNVTGTSKSQKAMKFACSDTVPCRDITLDNVNLVARDGTAEVYCNSATGVIAGYVHPEAECLNSNDKKIEEYDVHNEL, translated from the exons ATGGTTAAGACAAAGATAATCttcattttgtttcttgtttttctaTTGGAGTCTCTTGGAAGTGCATATGATGATGACAAAaatattcttgaagaaatatatttttcagagttcgatgattttgatgatgtttataatgaagatgaagatgaaataTTTGATGTATGGAGAAATAATGGTAGAGGCAATAAAAATCTTGTTAATGTAGATACATGTGGTGCAGCTGGTGATGGAACTACAGATGACACTAAG GCATTTGAAGACGCATGGAAACAAGCTTGTTCAACTCGAAGATCAGTTTTTATGGTTCCTTCAGGACGAACTTATCTAATAAATGCAACCAAGTTTGATGGACCTTGTGCCAATGGATTGACCATCCAG GTTGATGGAACCATTGTAGCACCAAGTGATCCAGAGGATTGGGATCCAAAGAGTCCAAAGGCTTGGCTTGTGTTTTCCAATTTGACTGCAGTTACATTCCAAGGAAATGGAATTATTGATGGATCAGGCAGTAAATGGTGGGCAGCATCATGCAAAAAGAATAAGTCCAAT GCTTGCAAGTCAGCACCAAGA GCATTAACCATAGACTCAAGCTCACGTATAAGGGTGAAGGGCCTTACATTCCAAAATAGCCAACAGATGCATTTTGTAATATCGCGATCGGACTCTGTACGCGTAAATGGTGTTAAGGTTTCTTCTCCAGGAGATAGTCCTAATACTGATGGAATCCATATAAGTGAATCAACAAATGTTGTACTCCAAGACTGCAAAATTGGGACAG GTGATGATTGTATATCAATTGTCAATGCTAGTTCCAATATCAAGATGAAGTCAATCTACTGTGGTCCTGGCCATGGAATCAG CATTGGGAGCCTTGGTAAGGACGATTCTATCGGTATAGTGAATAGAGTTGTACTGGATACAGCATTCATCAAAGGTACCTCAAATGGCCTCAGAATCAAAACATGGCAG GGAGGATCAGGCTATGTCCGAACAGTCCGATTCCAAAATGTTCAAATGGATGATGTTTCGAACCCAATCATCATCGATCAATTCTATTGCGACTCACAAAAACCTTGCCAAAATCAG ACATCTGCAGTCGAAATAAGTCAAGTACTCTATCGCAATGTTACTGGGACATCGAAGAGCCAAAAGGCGATGAAATTCGCGTGTAGTGACACCGTGCCTTGCAGAGACATTACGCTGGACAATGTCAACTTGGTTGCTCGAGATGGCACTGCTGAGGTATACTGCAACTCCGCGACGGGCGTTATAGCTGGTTATGTTCATCCAGAAGCAGAATGTCTAAACTCAAATgacaagaaaattgaagaatatgaTGTTCATAATGAACTATAA